A single region of the Mechercharimyces sp. CAU 1602 genome encodes:
- a CDS encoding transglycosylase domain-containing protein, whose translation MSDYNNNEWETPSRARGERLSSRTSRVSETRGQRTQGNKGDGKKKGWRRFFNKKWILLVLFTSILVAVGGCSAIMMTTKTIGLEKMGEIEYSSIILDQKGNEVTKIGAVKREPVKLENIKSAKLIKDTFVAVEDRRFYDHNGVDYFGMGRAVVANIKEFGKAEGASTITMQVAGNVVMEDRSKTYSRKLQEVVTSWSLEREYSKDEILEAYLNYIFFGNNAMGIQMASKIYFDKDLTKDELEPHEAALLAGLPKAPSTYNPFSGEEEKQKLRRDTVLKVMAEEGVITEAEKKEQQNKEIKRDKKYLEKYLSNSEYDAYKEMVVREAIDRYGLDEKELSVGGYKITTYINPTAQKAMNQAMKDDSLYPADSVGVIDGAATMIDNKTGGLVAIAGGREYKPTFSLRSREPHQPGSSIKPLTVYSPAVDLKGYNEYFMINDDESWTYKGWNPNNYSKKSYGNVELMEVVARSLNVSTARLLVEEVGLENAVQYAGQFGIELAEKDKSSAAALALGGLTDGVSTIEMAQAYSSFPRQGKMTEAHTILKIEDTALGSGNTVKEPLKEVKESTVFQNPKQTAWYMTRMLKEVVENKTYGTGRGINIPNHDIAGKTGTSQESRDSWFAGYSKDYTMAATVYNVKGLEIVLDDKSYGAELFEYIMNKTLKGSSKLTKPEGVKDPTAPFQLKQVTDLAASYDPGNRVVNLNWTDQDEGSRVVYRIERKEEGSDWQELKQVTTGSHSDTNIEVPESGGILDDLFGNKQKVYTYRVIAIDTEADEESGKREAQPSNEASVKVVPGGDGDNGGEPEEPGPNLPLQPPSDLNVEYKERANLVKVRWNASPTPGVVYTVVRDNQQIATVEDTRYNDQLQPALAGRTVTYQVIAVNQQTGERAGTQQVQINIPGMGGDQ comes from the coding sequence ATGAGTGATTATAACAACAACGAATGGGAAACGCCCTCACGTGCCCGTGGTGAGCGGCTAAGCTCTCGTACCAGTCGTGTAAGCGAAACACGTGGACAACGTACGCAGGGGAATAAAGGAGATGGAAAGAAAAAAGGATGGCGCCGCTTTTTTAATAAAAAATGGATCTTATTAGTTTTATTTACTTCAATCTTAGTGGCAGTAGGCGGCTGTTCAGCCATCATGATGACGACCAAAACGATCGGATTAGAGAAGATGGGCGAAATTGAATACTCCTCTATCATTCTGGATCAAAAGGGGAATGAGGTTACTAAAATTGGGGCAGTAAAACGTGAGCCCGTAAAACTGGAAAATATCAAATCGGCAAAGCTTATTAAAGACACCTTTGTAGCTGTGGAAGATCGTCGTTTTTATGATCATAACGGCGTCGATTATTTTGGGATGGGTAGAGCAGTTGTTGCCAATATTAAAGAATTTGGTAAGGCTGAAGGGGCAAGTACCATCACGATGCAGGTAGCTGGTAACGTTGTGATGGAAGATCGTTCTAAGACGTATTCTCGTAAATTACAGGAAGTTGTAACTTCTTGGAGTTTGGAACGAGAGTACTCTAAAGATGAGATTCTTGAAGCTTACCTTAATTATATATTTTTTGGTAATAATGCTATGGGCATTCAGATGGCTTCAAAGATCTATTTTGATAAAGACCTAACAAAAGATGAACTTGAGCCACATGAAGCTGCACTATTAGCTGGATTGCCAAAAGCTCCAAGTACCTACAATCCATTCTCTGGAGAAGAAGAAAAACAGAAATTAAGGCGAGACACTGTATTAAAAGTAATGGCAGAAGAGGGTGTCATCACCGAAGCAGAGAAAAAGGAGCAACAAAATAAGGAAATTAAGCGGGATAAGAAGTACCTAGAGAAATATTTAAGTAACTCTGAATACGATGCATACAAAGAAATGGTAGTGAGAGAAGCAATAGATCGTTATGGATTAGATGAGAAAGAGTTGAGTGTGGGTGGGTATAAAATTACCACATACATTAACCCAACTGCACAAAAAGCAATGAATCAAGCGATGAAAGATGATAGCCTCTACCCGGCTGACAGTGTGGGTGTCATTGATGGTGCAGCGACGATGATTGACAATAAAACAGGTGGGCTAGTGGCGATTGCGGGAGGACGAGAGTATAAACCGACCTTTAGTTTGCGTTCGCGCGAACCACATCAGCCAGGGTCCTCCATTAAACCGCTAACCGTTTATTCACCGGCTGTAGACCTAAAAGGGTACAATGAGTACTTCATGATCAATGATGACGAGAGTTGGACTTATAAAGGCTGGAATCCAAATAACTACTCAAAAAAATCTTATGGTAACGTGGAACTAATGGAGGTAGTGGCGCGATCGCTCAATGTTTCTACTGCAAGGCTATTAGTGGAAGAGGTTGGGTTGGAAAATGCTGTGCAGTATGCAGGGCAGTTCGGCATTGAATTAGCCGAGAAGGATAAGTCAAGTGCAGCAGCGTTAGCATTAGGTGGCTTAACAGATGGTGTCTCAACTATTGAAATGGCACAAGCGTATTCGTCATTCCCACGACAAGGTAAAATGACAGAGGCGCATACAATTTTAAAAATTGAGGACACAGCGCTGGGTAGTGGAAATACAGTTAAGGAACCATTGAAGGAAGTCAAGGAGTCCACGGTTTTTCAAAATCCGAAGCAAACCGCATGGTATATGACAAGAATGTTAAAAGAAGTTGTGGAAAACAAGACATATGGTACTGGGCGCGGCATCAATATTCCTAATCATGATATAGCAGGAAAGACAGGAACCTCACAAGAATCGAGAGACTCATGGTTCGCTGGTTACTCTAAGGATTATACGATGGCTGCGACTGTGTATAATGTGAAGGGGCTCGAAATTGTCTTAGATGATAAGTCTTATGGAGCGGAGCTCTTCGAATACATTATGAACAAAACCCTGAAAGGCTCCAGTAAACTTACGAAACCAGAAGGAGTAAAAGACCCAACCGCACCATTCCAGTTGAAGCAAGTTACTGACCTTGCTGCGAGCTATGACCCTGGTAACCGCGTGGTTAATTTGAACTGGACTGATCAGGACGAGGGTAGCCGAGTTGTTTACCGTATCGAAAGAAAAGAAGAAGGTAGCGACTGGCAAGAATTGAAGCAGGTAACCACGGGATCACATAGTGATACCAATATTGAAGTGCCGGAAAGTGGTGGCATTCTCGATGATCTCTTCGGAAACAAGCAGAAAGTATACACCTATCGCGTTATTGCTATTGATACAGAAGCAGATGAAGAGAGTGGAAAGCGCGAAGCGCAACCTTCAAATGAGGCATCGGTCAAAGTGGTTCCGGGTGGAGACGGAGATAATGGAGGGGAGCCGGAAGAACCAGGTCCAAACCTGCCCCTTCAACCACCGAGTGATCTAAATGTGGAGTATAAGGAACGTGCCAATTTAGTGAAAGTAAGGTGGAATGCATCCCCTACACCAGGCGTGGTATACACTGTCGTAAGGGACAATCAACAGATAGCGACGGTAGAAGATACCCGCTATAACGATCAACTCCAACCGGCACTTGCAGGAAGAACCGTGACGTACCAAGTGATTGCCGTCAACCAACAGACAGGAGAACGAGCAGGAACGCAGCAGGTACAGATCAATATTCCGGGCATGGGTGGAGATCAGTAG
- a CDS encoding SDR family oxidoreductase, giving the protein MKTEMPVAWVTGGVSGLGVQIIKLLAQTGYRVATNYRRSEDKAATLQDKMKADGYESLIVQGDVSESRDVERMVSRIRSEWGRIDVLVCTAGPLIFERTPLANFRQEQWHEMIAGNLSSVFYCTQAVLPDMRAAGWGRIITFGFPDVEHTPAWKGYGAYAAAKAGVASLTKTLALEEGEYGITANMVCPGDIRHPYKEAPISAARGKKESKNPVGRPGTGEDIARVIRFLTERESDFITGAVIDVGGGFDNHDFSTS; this is encoded by the coding sequence TTGAAAACAGAAATGCCCGTTGCCTGGGTAACAGGTGGCGTTAGCGGACTCGGAGTCCAAATCATAAAACTATTAGCGCAAACAGGATATCGTGTCGCTACAAATTATCGCCGAAGTGAGGATAAAGCAGCAACCCTTCAAGATAAGATGAAGGCAGACGGTTACGAGTCTCTTATTGTGCAGGGGGATGTAAGTGAATCAAGGGATGTGGAACGTATGGTAAGCCGTATACGTTCTGAGTGGGGGCGCATTGACGTACTTGTTTGTACAGCGGGTCCCCTCATCTTTGAGCGCACTCCTCTTGCTAACTTCAGGCAAGAACAGTGGCATGAAATGATCGCAGGTAATTTAAGTAGTGTTTTCTACTGCACGCAAGCCGTGCTCCCTGATATGCGAGCGGCGGGCTGGGGACGAATTATCACTTTTGGATTCCCAGATGTTGAACATACCCCTGCTTGGAAAGGGTATGGAGCGTATGCAGCTGCTAAAGCAGGGGTTGCCTCCCTGACAAAAACGTTAGCATTGGAAGAAGGAGAGTACGGTATTACGGCTAACATGGTATGTCCAGGTGATATTCGCCATCCGTATAAAGAGGCGCCCATCAGTGCTGCCCGGGGGAAGAAAGAGAGTAAAAACCCGGTCGGCCGACCAGGGACAGGGGAAGATATCGCCCGTGTGATTCGCTTTCTTACAGAGAGGGAATCGGACTTTATTACGGGCGCGGTTATTGACGTAGGTGGTGGCTTTGATAACCATGACTTTTCTACATCATAA
- a CDS encoding RimK family alpha-L-glutamate ligase, whose protein sequence is MQGWIFYRNSSVNERPESYEIDRLLDEAENQGISLRVLEPNQVDLIVTQEDRRSIYVDGEPVALPDFVLPRMGAGTTYFALAVIRHLERLGVPCINSSLSIDTVKDKLYTHQILAEQNLPVPKTMLAKFPVDVDLVERQIGFPIVVKTLSGTQGKGVFLSESRGHFEDLMQLVETTNPNFNMILQQLVETSFGRDLRVFVIGGRAVGCMERNSATGGFKANFSTGGTTKEYAITPEIEWLATQSTRILGLDVAGVDLLFDGDHFKICEVNSSPGFEGLEPACGVNIPKELFHYLKTRFGLFPSKGNQVRAASKSNEE, encoded by the coding sequence ATGCAGGGATGGATTTTTTACAGAAATAGCTCAGTTAATGAACGACCTGAGTCATACGAGATTGATCGCTTACTGGATGAAGCGGAAAATCAGGGGATATCTTTGCGTGTGTTAGAACCTAACCAAGTTGACCTGATTGTTACCCAAGAAGATCGACGCAGTATTTATGTTGATGGGGAACCGGTTGCGTTGCCTGACTTCGTTTTACCGCGGATGGGAGCGGGGACCACGTACTTTGCTTTAGCGGTGATTCGTCATTTGGAGCGCTTGGGCGTTCCTTGTATCAATTCATCGCTAAGCATTGATACGGTGAAGGATAAGTTATACACGCACCAAATCCTAGCTGAGCAAAACCTACCAGTTCCCAAGACGATGCTAGCTAAATTCCCAGTCGATGTGGATTTGGTGGAGAGACAGATAGGTTTTCCCATCGTGGTAAAAACTTTGTCTGGGACGCAGGGGAAAGGGGTCTTCTTATCGGAGAGCCGTGGCCACTTTGAGGATCTGATGCAGTTGGTGGAGACAACGAACCCTAACTTTAATATGATTTTACAACAGTTAGTGGAGACCAGCTTCGGTCGTGACTTGCGTGTCTTTGTAATCGGAGGGCGAGCAGTGGGCTGTATGGAACGAAACTCCGCTACTGGAGGTTTTAAAGCTAACTTCTCCACAGGTGGTACCACCAAAGAATACGCAATTACACCTGAAATCGAGTGGCTGGCGACGCAGTCGACACGCATCTTGGGTTTGGATGTAGCAGGAGTGGATCTTCTTTTTGATGGGGATCATTTCAAAATTTGCGAAGTGAACTCTTCCCCTGGCTTTGAAGGTCTAGAACCTGCTTGTGGTGTAAATATACCTAAAGAACTTTTTCATTATCTAAAAACACGATTCGGACTTTTTCCATCCAAAGGGAATCAAGTACGTGCGGCAAGTAAAAGTAACGAGGAGTAA